A genomic region of Thermodesulfobium narugense DSM 14796 contains the following coding sequences:
- a CDS encoding UvrD-helicase domain-containing protein, producing MEDGLKRVSRLQRDDELTFPHFYLVSASAGSGKTYTLCMRFCQFLLSKCIQNNNLSNIIALTFTKNAANEMKQRILEWLKRISLGLLSEDDKNNLIELLSLPFNEIVTRSEKLIDLIFNNFYEFQVSTIDSFMSKIFKVMAFETNILASNIKIDIEEIIDFAVDKFIQDIDFLELEEFIKVIASNNSISFNPKEDLKKNLLTLLNLENRKLGYFKENKDIEPALDKVKLLMRNLALLAEKSLRKSFKLNGKIKEENFYKLIEKLNNPEKNIINIIKSIYKTFPFNKEKSDDYIYLKSEWEKNISEIYTYLPILSQIRFQPYIKLLSKFKLTLENCYKDFGAIYIGNMNKMIFENLNEETITKIQFCLGSYVYHILIDEFQDTDEVQWACIKKLCDDLLSRNGSVFAVGDIKQSIYSFRGANYKIMKETIEKPTKNTFLLNLEKNFRTDGIIIENIKNFFQRDISDKVSETNNISGLKDFIQFPLEERKNSGFFKSQIVFFDEPEDKEILDSKDVRIGTLKTELLNLIYELSKRYKLSDIVVLARSNSQVNKVATWLIENGYNVVSESSMDIRDRKIIREIVSLLKFIELPNDNLNFSIFILGKIMNKIFVDNNISQNEIREFIFLNRNKNLFNSFKNNYIDLWNKYFKEIYFKSGYISMYNLITLIYSIFKIPENFPEESAYLVKLLEIISEIELTGYVDINKLLYLIEQDKSEFFRIEISNFTDALKLMTVHKAKGLEFPVVINVIDAENNYALINKKKLDYSFFIYEEKTNFEADKSSLSLLHITREVAQKNNFLNEILSDKDVDCILDDLNLLYVAMTRAKFELYNFMCIKKIETSDNLYNLEKEDGEKKKIIDVEVNDFEFDNFKINYEFTVEPLGIEQNWKKNDIASIKRGILFHKILERIKYKEDLFGLENITKLYENDIKLFEPEIAKKISSIVMNEQFSKFFSPLNKIFTEVDFVDKKGNLFRIDRLVIEKDIIYVVDYKTSLKEYYKNFEKKNYLRQIKLYMKLVKNFYRRSTVGVILDIDNMSKEIIKDE from the coding sequence TTGGAAGATGGGTTAAAGAGAGTATCAAGATTACAAAGAGATGATGAACTAACTTTTCCCCACTTTTATTTAGTAAGCGCATCTGCAGGTTCTGGCAAAACTTATACTTTGTGTATGAGGTTTTGCCAGTTTTTGTTGTCAAAATGTATACAAAATAATAATTTATCAAATATCATTGCTCTAACGTTTACAAAAAATGCTGCAAACGAAATGAAGCAAAGGATTTTGGAATGGTTAAAAAGAATATCTCTAGGTTTGTTAAGCGAAGATGATAAAAATAATTTAATTGAATTACTATCTCTCCCCTTTAATGAAATCGTTACTCGATCTGAAAAGCTAATAGATTTAATATTTAATAATTTTTATGAATTTCAGGTAAGCACGATCGACAGCTTTATGTCAAAAATTTTTAAGGTGATGGCATTTGAAACTAACATTTTAGCAAGTAATATAAAAATTGATATTGAAGAAATAATTGATTTTGCTGTTGATAAATTCATACAAGACATTGATTTTCTTGAGCTTGAGGAGTTTATAAAAGTTATTGCTTCAAACAACTCTATAAGCTTTAACCCAAAAGAAGATTTGAAAAAAAATTTATTAACTTTATTGAATTTAGAGAATAGGAAACTAGGATACTTTAAAGAAAATAAGGATATTGAGCCAGCTTTAGATAAAGTAAAATTACTCATGAGAAATTTAGCTTTATTGGCTGAAAAGTCTTTAAGAAAGAGTTTTAAGCTAAACGGAAAAATTAAAGAAGAGAATTTCTATAAACTTATAGAAAAATTAAATAATCCTGAAAAAAATATAATCAACATTATTAAAAGTATTTATAAAACCTTCCCCTTTAATAAAGAAAAAAGTGATGATTATATCTATTTGAAATCTGAATGGGAAAAAAATATTTCTGAGATATACACATATTTACCAATTTTGAGTCAAATAAGATTTCAGCCATACATTAAATTGCTTAGTAAATTCAAATTAACTTTAGAAAATTGCTATAAAGATTTTGGTGCTATTTATATTGGCAACATGAATAAAATGATTTTTGAAAATCTTAATGAAGAAACTATTACAAAGATTCAGTTTTGCTTAGGAAGTTACGTTTATCATATTTTAATAGATGAATTTCAGGATACAGATGAAGTTCAATGGGCCTGTATAAAAAAACTTTGTGATGATCTTTTGTCTAGAAATGGTTCAGTCTTTGCTGTCGGGGACATAAAGCAGTCTATTTATAGTTTTAGAGGGGCCAACTATAAGATTATGAAGGAAACAATAGAAAAACCAACTAAAAATACTTTTTTGCTGAATCTTGAGAAAAATTTTAGAACTGATGGAATTATAATTGAAAATATCAAGAATTTTTTTCAAAGGGATATATCTGACAAAGTATCTGAAACGAATAATATTTCAGGCTTAAAGGATTTTATTCAATTTCCTTTGGAAGAAAGAAAGAATTCAGGATTTTTTAAAAGCCAAATAGTTTTTTTTGATGAGCCTGAAGATAAAGAGATTCTCGATAGTAAAGATGTTAGAATAGGTACTTTAAAAACTGAACTGCTTAATTTGATTTATGAATTGAGTAAAAGATATAAATTAAGTGATATTGTAGTACTAGCTAGATCAAATTCTCAAGTAAACAAAGTTGCCACGTGGCTTATAGAAAATGGATATAACGTAGTTTCAGAAAGCTCAATGGATATCAGAGATAGGAAAATAATTCGAGAAATTGTTTCGTTACTAAAATTCATAGAATTGCCTAATGATAACTTAAATTTTTCTATTTTTATTTTAGGCAAGATAATGAACAAAATTTTTGTTGATAATAATATTTCTCAAAATGAGATAAGAGAATTTATATTTTTAAACAGAAATAAAAATTTATTTAACTCATTTAAGAATAATTATATAGACTTATGGAATAAATATTTCAAAGAAATATATTTTAAATCTGGCTATATCTCAATGTATAATCTTATTACTTTGATTTACTCAATTTTTAAAATTCCTGAAAACTTCCCAGAGGAGTCGGCCTATTTAGTAAAATTGTTGGAAATTATTTCTGAAATAGAATTGACAGGATATGTAGACATAAATAAGCTGCTATATCTTATCGAACAAGATAAAAGTGAGTTTTTTAGAATTGAAATTTCTAATTTTACTGATGCATTAAAATTAATGACTGTTCATAAAGCAAAGGGTTTAGAGTTTCCTGTTGTAATAAATGTAATTGATGCTGAAAATAACTATGCCCTTATTAATAAGAAAAAGCTAGATTATAGTTTCTTTATTTATGAAGAAAAAACCAATTTTGAAGCGGATAAAAGCTCACTTTCACTGCTTCATATTACAAGAGAAGTAGCACAAAAGAATAACTTTTTAAATGAGATTTTATCTGATAAGGATGTTGATTGTATTTTAGACGACTTGAATCTTTTATATGTTGCAATGACAAGGGCAAAATTTGAACTTTATAATTTTATGTGTATTAAAAAGATAGAAACTAGTGACAATTTGTATAATCTTGAAAAAGAAGATGGAGAAAAAAAGAAAATAATTGATGTTGAAGTAAATGATTTTGAGTTTGATAATTTTAAAATTAATTATGAATTTACGGTTGAGCCTTTGGGTATAGAACAAAATTGGAAAAAGAATGACATAGCAAGTATAAAAAGAGGAATTTTATTTCATAAAATTTTGGAAAGAATAAAATATAAAGAGGATCTTTTTGGCTTGGAAAATATAACTAAACTTTATGAAAACGATATAAAGCTTTTTGAACCAGAAATAGCAAAAAAAATTTCATCTATAGTTATGAACGAACAATTTTCTAAATTTTTTAGCCCTCTTAACAAAATTTTTACAGAAGTTGATTTTGTTGATAAAAAGGGTAATCTTTTTAGGATTGATAGATTGGTAATAGAGAAGGATATTATTTATGTTGTGGATTATAAAACGAGCTTAAAAGAATATTATAAAAATTTTGAAAAGAAAAACTATCTTAGGCAGATTAAGCTTTATATGAAACTTGTAAAAAACTTTTACAGGAGAAGTACTGTAGGGGTAATATTAGATATTGATAATATGTCGAAAGAAATTATAAAAGATGAGTAA
- a CDS encoding branched-chain amino acid aminotransferase, whose translation MEISYKLKSKSDRRSEPFKPTSTLSFGQLRTDHMFLLNYEDSKWQNARIVPYSDIPVSPGAIAIHYGQALFEGAKAFMHEDGEIYSFRIDKNAKRLNVSAEILCMPQLDEELQIKAIHALIDVDRLWFPLQEGASLYIRPFMFATEDSLGVHPSSKYIFAVILSPSGPYYPAGFTKPIKLLITKKFHRAVSGGTGAAKAAGNYAASLRAGEFAKKFGASQVLYLDSENKYIEEAGAMNHFHIEKDGTVVIPEFTDTILRSITSESILELQNVLGLKVVQRRVLLDEFVEKIKSGEIIEAGGFGTAAVISPVGEYIFEDGSSITVGDGKVGKYTKKIYEYYTGIQNGKIKAPDGWLKKVERINKD comes from the coding sequence ATGGAGATTAGTTACAAATTGAAAAGTAAATCAGATAGAAGATCTGAACCTTTTAAACCTACCTCAACTCTTTCTTTTGGCCAATTAAGAACAGATCATATGTTTTTGTTAAATTATGAAGATTCAAAATGGCAAAATGCTAGAATAGTGCCATATTCAGATATTCCAGTTTCCCCGGGTGCAATTGCAATTCACTATGGCCAGGCTCTTTTTGAGGGCGCAAAAGCTTTTATGCATGAGGATGGTGAAATATATTCATTTAGAATTGATAAGAATGCTAAAAGATTAAATGTGTCTGCTGAAATTCTTTGTATGCCTCAACTTGACGAAGAATTACAAATAAAGGCTATTCATGCTCTAATAGATGTTGATAGATTATGGTTTCCGCTTCAAGAAGGAGCATCGCTTTACATAAGGCCATTCATGTTTGCGACAGAAGACTCCCTTGGAGTACATCCATCTAGTAAATATATTTTTGCTGTTATACTGTCGCCTAGTGGTCCTTATTATCCTGCTGGATTTACTAAGCCCATTAAACTTCTTATTACAAAAAAATTTCATAGAGCTGTGAGTGGAGGTACAGGTGCCGCAAAGGCTGCGGGAAATTATGCTGCTTCTTTAAGAGCTGGAGAATTTGCAAAGAAATTTGGTGCTAGTCAGGTATTGTATTTGGATTCTGAAAACAAATACATAGAAGAAGCAGGAGCAATGAACCATTTTCATATTGAAAAGGATGGTACAGTTGTTATACCTGAGTTTACAGACACTATTTTAAGGAGCATTACATCAGAGTCTATTCTTGAGTTACAAAATGTTTTAGGTTTAAAAGTTGTACAGAGAAGGGTTTTATTGGACGAATTTGTTGAAAAAATTAAATCAGGCGAAATAATAGAAGCTGGAGGATTTGGCACTGCTGCTGTTATTTCACCAGTTGGGGAATATATTTTTGAAGATGGTTCGTCGATAACAGTAGGAGATGGAAAAGTAGGAAAATATACGAAAAAAATTTATGAATATTATACTGGCATACAAAACGGCAAAATAAAAGCTCCAGATGGTTGGTTAAAGAAGGTTGAAAGAATCAATAAAGATTAA
- a CDS encoding PqqD family peptide modification chaperone has translation MFGSKKNKGNLLEMYPVKNSNVSDEMIDGQLKLTVYHAGIFRSTYEKWFPNYGKSFINLDKYGQFVWQHCTGNFTVNDIFIQMQKHFSNEPDLTLERLVVFIRILVNNKLIKLLKEK, from the coding sequence TTGTTTGGAAGCAAAAAAAATAAAGGTAATCTTTTGGAAATGTATCCTGTAAAAAATTCAAATGTCTCAGATGAAATGATAGACGGTCAGCTTAAGCTGACCGTCTATCATGCTGGTATTTTTCGTTCAACATATGAAAAATGGTTCCCTAATTATGGTAAGAGCTTTATTAATTTAGATAAATATGGCCAATTTGTATGGCAGCACTGTACAGGAAATTTTACTGTAAATGATATATTTATTCAAATGCAAAAGCACTTTAGCAACGAACCAGATCTGACTCTTGAAAGACTTGTTGTCTTTATTAGAATTTTGGTTAATAATAAATTAATTAAATTGTTGAAGGAAAAATGA
- a CDS encoding OPT family oligopeptide transporter, with protein sequence MENRKKLNYLNVSGQEYVPYISADKVIPEFTVTAILLGVFLAIVFGAADAYLGMKAGLTVSASIPAAVMSMGILKGIFRRGTILENTIAQTIASAGEAIASGVIFTIPALFLWGYNPGLLEVDTMALLGGVLGVVLMVPLRKLLIVNEHHNLPYPEGTACAEVLVAGDQGGTGAKTVFMGIGVGALYQFLMDGLGLWNETPDWGIPGLKGAAIGFDTLPALLGVGFIIGPRASFTMLTGGMLSWLVLMPLISYFGSGLTAPIYPSKVPISQMSYWALWSTYIRYIGAGAVAVGGLITLIKSLPTIIGSFDATIKGLSKNKNNNGIKDIRTQSDMPFLLLLIIVGIIFFYVALTPQFNIGFLGAFLMLIFSFFFTTVSSRIVGIIGSSSNPVSGMTIGTIILVAIVFRLFGWVGDTAMVATLITGALVCISIAVAGDTSQDLKTAFLVGATPKAQQYGMIIGAVASSFVIGSILVMLSHAYGFGTKELPAPQAMLMSLVIKGVIGGTMPWALVAIGGFVAIIAEILGLSVLAFAVGMYLPILTSAAIATGGLLQLVLSKTVKDKDILKAKIEEGVLLNSGLIAGGSLMGVILAFLVYENINIAVNFTWGGFVNAVSLLIYFLLAVGVYIYLMKKKVEVE encoded by the coding sequence ATGGAAAATAGAAAGAAACTTAATTACCTAAACGTCTCTGGACAAGAATATGTACCTTATATATCCGCTGATAAGGTTATTCCAGAGTTTACAGTGACAGCAATTTTACTTGGTGTTTTTTTGGCAATAGTTTTTGGTGCAGCCGATGCATATTTAGGTATGAAAGCAGGTTTGACGGTTAGTGCTAGCATTCCTGCTGCAGTTATGTCTATGGGTATTTTGAAGGGTATTTTCAGAAGAGGTACGATTTTAGAGAACACCATTGCTCAAACAATTGCTTCTGCAGGTGAAGCAATCGCTTCAGGAGTAATATTTACAATACCTGCTTTGTTCTTGTGGGGATATAATCCTGGACTTTTGGAAGTTGACACAATGGCATTACTAGGTGGTGTTTTAGGAGTAGTTTTAATGGTACCACTTAGAAAGCTTCTAATAGTTAATGAACATCACAATTTACCTTATCCAGAAGGGACAGCCTGTGCGGAAGTTTTGGTTGCTGGGGATCAAGGTGGTACAGGTGCAAAAACAGTCTTTATGGGTATAGGTGTTGGAGCGTTGTATCAATTTTTGATGGACGGCTTGGGTCTTTGGAATGAGACTCCTGATTGGGGTATTCCTGGATTAAAAGGAGCTGCAATAGGTTTTGATACGTTGCCTGCTCTTTTGGGCGTAGGATTTATAATAGGACCAAGAGCTTCCTTTACAATGCTTACAGGAGGTATGCTTAGTTGGCTTGTTTTGATGCCTTTGATTTCATATTTTGGTAGCGGATTAACTGCTCCAATTTATCCTTCGAAAGTACCTATTTCACAGATGAGCTATTGGGCGCTGTGGAGCACTTATATTCGCTATATTGGAGCAGGTGCTGTTGCAGTTGGAGGTTTGATAACGCTTATAAAATCTTTGCCAACTATTATTGGATCTTTTGACGCAACAATTAAAGGTTTAAGTAAGAATAAAAATAACAATGGTATTAAAGACATACGTACTCAAAGCGATATGCCATTTTTATTGCTCTTAATTATTGTAGGTATTATATTTTTCTACGTAGCTCTTACCCCCCAATTCAATATTGGATTCCTTGGTGCATTTCTTATGTTAATATTTTCTTTCTTCTTTACAACGGTGTCATCTAGAATTGTCGGTATTATTGGTTCATCTAGTAACCCTGTGTCAGGAATGACAATAGGAACAATAATTTTGGTGGCTATAGTTTTTAGATTGTTTGGTTGGGTTGGAGATACTGCAATGGTTGCAACACTTATAACAGGTGCTTTAGTTTGTATTTCAATTGCAGTTGCTGGGGATACATCACAGGATTTAAAAACGGCATTTTTAGTCGGCGCTACTCCTAAAGCTCAGCAATATGGAATGATTATAGGTGCTGTTGCATCATCCTTTGTAATTGGTTCAATTTTAGTCATGCTTAGTCATGCTTATGGTTTTGGAACAAAGGAATTGCCTGCTCCACAAGCTATGCTTATGTCTTTGGTTATTAAGGGTGTAATAGGTGGCACAATGCCATGGGCATTAGTAGCAATCGGTGGTTTTGTAGCTATTATTGCTGAGATTTTAGGCTTGTCTGTTTTAGCTTTTGCTGTTGGGATGTATTTGCCAATTTTAACGTCTGCTGCAATTGCAACAGGTGGATTATTACAACTGGTTCTTTCCAAAACTGTTAAAGATAAGGATATTTTAAAAGCTAAGATAGAAGAAGGGGTCCTCTTGAATTCCGGCTTAATTGCTGGAGGATCTTTGATGGGTGTAATTCTTGCCTTTCTAGTATATGAAAATATTAATATTGCAGTTAACTTTACATGGGGCGGATTTGTTAATGCTGTTTCTCTCTTAATTTATTTCCTCTTGGCAGTTGGCGTTTATATCTATCTTATGAAGAAAAAAGTTGAGGTAGAATAA
- the pepV gene encoding dipeptidase PepV, with translation MDYLSFVENKKAEFLEDLKKILSYPSVNQEKSEGAPFGVEVRKCLDETLNIAKRMGFKTFVVNDAVGVVEYGDSEDYVGSLAHLDVVPAGEGWDSDPFVARIDGDKIYARGAIDDKGPAMASLYSLYAIKELGAKIGKKIRLLFGTNEEEGSNDMPLYLAKEKPPIYAFSPDAEFPVIHSEKGMVFVRVSWNFNQSTDGVIIEEITGGTKANVVPNKATVILKNADEKIVSEVIKKFESEKPFKWNVKYGKEISVECIGKSSHAAHPELGLNAIMGLIEFLSKLSLNSKIKSTIDWLAAYIDGETDGKKFGIFCEDKYGKLTFNVGIVNLKDNVFSLDINYRTPVTLDYDAINEKFVEIVEKAGAKVEFLLKDRPLFYPEDHFLVRTLLEVYRKYVKSNTPPLSIGGGTYSKHIPNTVSFGPLFEGEEDLCHQANEFAKISDLIKCSAIYAEALLKLSNC, from the coding sequence ATGGATTATTTATCTTTTGTTGAAAACAAAAAAGCAGAATTTTTGGAAGATCTGAAAAAAATCTTATCTTATCCTAGTGTAAATCAAGAAAAGTCTGAGGGAGCACCATTTGGGGTGGAAGTTAGAAAATGTTTGGATGAAACTTTAAATATCGCTAAAAGAATGGGTTTTAAAACTTTTGTAGTTAATGATGCGGTTGGGGTAGTTGAGTACGGAGATTCAGAAGATTATGTAGGTTCTTTGGCACATCTTGACGTTGTTCCTGCTGGAGAAGGTTGGGATAGCGATCCCTTTGTTGCTAGAATTGACGGGGATAAAATTTATGCTAGAGGTGCAATTGATGACAAAGGACCAGCTATGGCTTCACTTTATTCTCTCTATGCCATAAAAGAGCTAGGAGCAAAAATAGGGAAAAAAATTAGGCTTTTGTTTGGTACAAATGAAGAAGAAGGTTCAAACGATATGCCTTTGTATCTTGCAAAGGAAAAACCACCTATTTACGCATTCTCGCCCGATGCTGAGTTCCCAGTAATACATTCTGAAAAAGGCATGGTTTTTGTGAGGGTATCCTGGAACTTTAATCAAAGTACTGACGGAGTGATTATAGAAGAGATTACTGGTGGAACTAAAGCTAATGTAGTTCCAAATAAAGCAACTGTGATTTTAAAAAATGCTGATGAAAAAATAGTTTCTGAAGTTATAAAAAAATTTGAATCAGAAAAGCCATTTAAGTGGAACGTTAAATATGGCAAAGAAATATCTGTTGAGTGTATTGGTAAAAGCTCACATGCAGCGCATCCAGAACTCGGTTTAAATGCAATAATGGGATTAATTGAATTTCTTTCAAAATTGTCTTTAAATTCCAAAATAAAAAGTACAATTGATTGGCTTGCTGCCTATATTGATGGTGAGACAGATGGAAAAAAATTTGGTATCTTTTGTGAAGATAAATATGGTAAGCTTACGTTTAATGTTGGTATTGTTAATTTGAAAGACAATGTGTTTTCCTTGGATATCAACTATAGAACGCCTGTAACTTTAGATTATGATGCTATTAATGAAAAGTTTGTAGAAATTGTTGAAAAAGCTGGCGCAAAAGTTGAATTTTTGTTAAAGGATAGACCACTTTTTTATCCAGAAGATCATTTTTTGGTTAGAACTTTGTTGGAAGTTTATAGAAAATATGTTAAATCTAACACACCTCCACTCTCTATAGGCGGAGGTACTTATTCTAAGCATATACCGAACACTGTTTCTTTTGGCCCCCTTTTTGAAGGTGAAGAGGATTTGTGTCACCAGGCAAACGAATTTGCTAAGATTTCAGACTTAATTAAGTGTTCTGCAATATATGCTGAAGCGTTGTTAAAATTATCAAATTGCTAA
- a CDS encoding Glu/Leu/Phe/Val family dehydrogenase has translation MNLINPFEVVQDQLDEVMQILKIDSNVMQILRTPMREIHVSIPVRMDNGDLRVFHGFRVQYNNALGPCKGGIRFHPEETIDTIRALAAWMTWKTACIGLPLGGAKGGVICNPKEMSINELERLARGYIDKIWQLIGPDQDIPAPDVYTNPQVMAWMMDEYSKIIGKNQFGVITGKPIKMGGSLGREDATARGGMSVLREAAKYLGLDLAKSTIAIQGFGNAGYYAALLAEKMFGMKVVAVSDSKGGAFNPNGIDAKALKEHKEKTGHVSGFPGAKDITNEELLLLDVDVLAPSALEEVITKNNANDIKAKIILELANGPTTPDADKILFKKGIHLVPDFLANAGGVTVSYFEMVQNFYMYYWDEDLVYKRLDHRMTEAYKNVLKAAKEYSISMRQAAYVVAIKRIVEVMKLRGWW, from the coding sequence TTGAATTTGATTAACCCATTTGAGGTTGTTCAAGATCAGTTAGATGAGGTTATGCAGATTTTGAAGATAGATAGTAATGTTATGCAGATTCTAAGAACGCCTATGAGAGAAATTCACGTGTCTATACCTGTAAGGATGGATAACGGTGACTTAAGAGTCTTTCATGGCTTTAGAGTCCAGTATAACAATGCTTTAGGCCCATGTAAGGGAGGGATAAGATTTCATCCTGAAGAAACTATTGACACTATTAGAGCTTTGGCTGCATGGATGACTTGGAAAACGGCTTGTATAGGTTTACCACTTGGGGGTGCAAAGGGTGGTGTAATATGTAACCCTAAAGAAATGTCTATTAACGAACTTGAGAGATTGGCAAGAGGTTATATTGATAAGATTTGGCAACTTATAGGTCCAGATCAAGACATTCCTGCTCCAGACGTTTATACCAATCCTCAGGTTATGGCGTGGATGATGGATGAATATTCTAAAATAATTGGTAAAAATCAGTTTGGAGTTATTACTGGTAAACCAATTAAAATGGGGGGATCTCTGGGGAGAGAAGATGCAACAGCAAGAGGAGGAATGTCTGTTTTAAGAGAGGCTGCAAAGTATTTAGGACTTGATCTTGCAAAGTCTACAATAGCTATTCAAGGTTTTGGAAACGCAGGCTATTATGCGGCTCTATTAGCTGAGAAGATGTTTGGCATGAAAGTAGTGGCAGTTAGTGATAGTAAGGGTGGAGCCTTTAACCCAAATGGTATTGATGCTAAAGCTTTGAAAGAACACAAAGAAAAAACTGGACATGTAAGCGGTTTTCCTGGTGCAAAGGACATAACTAACGAAGAACTTTTGCTATTGGATGTAGATGTTTTGGCGCCATCTGCTCTTGAAGAAGTCATTACAAAAAATAATGCGAATGATATTAAAGCAAAAATTATCCTTGAACTTGCCAATGGTCCAACTACGCCCGACGCTGACAAAATCTTGTTCAAAAAAGGAATTCATCTTGTACCTGATTTTCTTGCAAATGCAGGAGGTGTAACTGTATCTTATTTTGAGATGGTCCAAAATTTCTATATGTATTACTGGGACGAGGATCTGGTTTATAAAAGACTTGATCACAGAATGACCGAAGCCTACAAAAATGTTTTAAAGGCTGCTAAGGAATACAGTATCAGCATGAGGCAGGCCGCTTATGTGGTAGCAATCAAAAGAATTGTTGAAGTAATGAAATTAAGAGGGTGGTGGTAA
- a CDS encoding MerR family transcriptional regulator — translation MENYITLEQLSKETNIAESTIRRYINKFESLFDINNEKRSKRYNKNCIPQLIKINEMYKKGFTTDEIKKSLNIDVKDKSNLVNQNKITSVQSETCKDLKNFDTEKSLSNLLSQQISLLEEIKNNLKVLEDIDSLKKEVNKKEVEIANLKRENFELRQYLSRLEEKINSYEKELSKLKKESDKTLMELFNNLKFEQNKEGQQSWWKKFFSK, via the coding sequence ATGGAAAATTACATAACTTTAGAACAACTTTCAAAGGAAACCAATATTGCGGAATCTACAATCAGAAGATATATAAATAAATTCGAATCTCTTTTTGATATTAATAATGAAAAAAGGTCTAAAAGATATAATAAAAATTGCATTCCTCAATTAATTAAAATTAACGAAATGTATAAAAAAGGATTTACTACAGATGAAATAAAAAAATCTTTAAATATTGATGTCAAAGATAAATCTAATTTGGTTAACCAAAATAAAATAACTAGTGTTCAATCAGAGACTTGTAAAGATTTAAAAAATTTTGATACAGAAAAAAGTTTAAGCAATTTGCTTTCTCAACAGATTTCATTACTCGAGGAAATAAAAAATAACCTAAAAGTTTTAGAAGATATTGATTCTCTAAAAAAAGAGGTTAACAAAAAAGAGGTTGAAATCGCAAATTTAAAAAGAGAAAACTTCGAACTTAGACAATATTTAAGCAGATTAGAAGAAAAAATAAATTCTTATGAGAAAGAGCTAAGTAAATTAAAAAAAGAATCTGACAAAACTTTGATGGAACTTTTTAACAATTTAAAATTTGAACAAAACAAAGAAGGGCAACAGTCCTGGTGGAAAAAATTCTTTTCAAAATAA
- a CDS encoding fumarylacetoacetate hydrolase family protein, with amino-acid sequence MKLLRFKHHNETKFGILEGNEVIILEENFLNSIKKGSTKISLNEVELLSPVLPSKFVCVGLNYMDHANEMKESLPSEPVLFLKPSTAVNHPEHPIFYPKQTKELHYEAELVVVIGKLAKDIKIEEAKDYILGYTCGNDVTARDLQRKDVQWTRSKSFDSFAPIGPWIETEIDPNSLNIKLILNDEIKQESNTSNLIFKPDFLVSFISSVMTLLPGDVIMTGTPSGVGAMKVGDKVSVVIENIGTLTNKVI; translated from the coding sequence TTGAAGTTATTAAGATTTAAACATCACAACGAAACAAAATTTGGAATATTAGAAGGAAACGAAGTAATAATTTTAGAAGAAAATTTCTTAAATTCTATCAAGAAAGGTTCAACTAAAATAAGTCTTAATGAAGTTGAACTTCTTTCTCCTGTGTTACCTTCCAAATTTGTATGCGTAGGCTTAAACTATATGGATCACGCAAATGAAATGAAAGAATCTCTTCCTTCAGAACCCGTCCTATTTTTGAAACCATCTACAGCAGTTAATCATCCTGAACATCCAATTTTTTATCCTAAGCAAACCAAAGAACTTCATTACGAGGCAGAATTAGTTGTGGTAATTGGAAAACTTGCAAAGGATATAAAAATTGAAGAAGCAAAAGACTATATATTAGGTTACACTTGTGGCAACGACGTTACTGCAAGAGATTTACAGAGAAAGGATGTCCAATGGACAAGGTCAAAATCATTTGATTCATTTGCTCCAATTGGACCTTGGATTGAAACAGAAATCGACCCAAATTCGCTAAACATAAAATTGATTCTTAATGACGAGATAAAACAAGAGTCTAACACTTCAAATTTAATATTTAAGCCAGATTTTTTAGTTAGCTTTATTAGTTCGGTTATGACACTATTACCTGGAGACGTAATTATGACTGGAACCCCTTCTGGAGTAGGAGCAATGAAGGTAGGCGACAAGGTAAGTGTTGTGATAGAAAATATTGGAACGCTTACTAATAAGGTAATTTAA